The following are from one region of the Capsicum annuum cultivar UCD-10X-F1 chromosome 1, UCD10Xv1.1, whole genome shotgun sequence genome:
- the LOC107855586 gene encoding dirigent protein 22 — protein sequence MAKLILQIFSISVLYSLVAFPATGEEDHIFGKSINDKSMRLKREKLSHFRFYWHDVLSGSKPTSMIIIPPPRNTTTGFGQMNMIDNALTLGPELSSKIVGRAQGFYAAASLNDVGLMMVMNFAFIEGKYNGSTFTILGRNPVFEKVREMAVIGGSGLFRFARGYVQASTHSLDFKTGDATVQYDAYVLHY from the coding sequence ATGGCCAAACTAATACTCCAAATCTTCTCCATTTCCGTTCTCTATTCACTGGTAGCCTTTCCAGCCACGGGAGAAGAAGATCATATTTTTGGAAAATCcataaatgacaagtccatgagGCTAAAAAGGGAAAAACTCAGCCATTTCAGATTTTATTGGCACGACGTCCTCAGTGGCTCCAAACCAACATCTATGATAATTATCCCACCTCCCAGAAATACTACCACAGGCTTTGGTCAAATGAATATGATAGATAATGCCCTAACCTTAGGACCAGAGCTGAGTTCCAAGATAGTTGGAAGGGCACAAGGGTTTTACGCTGCTGCTTCACTAAATGATGTTGGCTTAATGATGGTCATGAACTTTGCTTTTATCGAAGGAAAATATAATGGGAGCACCTTCACTATACTTGGACGAAATCCGGTATTTGAGAAGGTGAGAGAGATGGCCGTGATCGGCGGCAGTGGGCTTTTCCGATTTGCTAGAGGATATGTTCAGGCTAGTACTCATTCATTGGATTTCAAAACTGGCGATGCTACTGTTCAGTATGATGCCTATGTTTTGCATTATTGA